The Xanthomonas indica genome has a segment encoding these proteins:
- a CDS encoding transmembrane repetitive protein codes for MTRATDILDVLLARTPRKLLRDRRSGLPYAWAHWIAAQPAVPRPFAAPELIAAMPPAQPPVTTRLPALPLWQAFRRLWWQHWDPAPYDQRWWRRLAVLLSLLLHLLFAIFLLWVAFVRWLPPRTDADAAGRVQVEFVGRGTPAESGGGAPAEAAASTEATSPIPPRAQRAASARPRPTPPAAAAPAPAAEPTPTVPAPAPTTASAPPPPPAEQPLQVTETPTPTRDFVLPPPPSVRVPVPTPRPVVPPDVQVPVREVEVVTDVPTVAQLRPRDIAVPRPAAPQVQVREREVPAPLPQVQVPAPQLRTPAPTPVLRSADVPQVRQIEVPTPSTATATAPTPAPAAASPDTAPASAPTPPQAPAASPGAAASASAKPVAPAAGTAPPGSQAPSPGSGPAPVARDGGWATPQRGDDWGAAARNRPGDAGAGASKGGGLFNADGSVRLADGRGNEQAPARSAPGSETDTWTRDRIEKAGEWLKRPPYDYTPTSFDKYWLPNATLLEEWVRRGIKSVKIPIPGTTSSISCVISILQVGGGCGITDPNLNEQPAGARPPPNVPFKRELQEDNGSR; via the coding sequence GTGACGCGCGCCACCGACATCCTTGATGTGTTGTTGGCGCGCACGCCGCGCAAGCTGCTGCGCGACCGCCGCAGCGGCCTGCCATACGCATGGGCGCACTGGATCGCGGCGCAACCTGCCGTGCCGCGGCCGTTCGCCGCCCCGGAGCTGATTGCGGCGATGCCGCCGGCGCAGCCGCCGGTGACCACGCGCCTGCCGGCCTTGCCGCTGTGGCAGGCGTTCCGCCGCCTGTGGTGGCAGCACTGGGATCCGGCGCCGTACGACCAGCGCTGGTGGCGGCGCCTCGCCGTGCTGCTGAGCCTGCTGCTGCATCTACTGTTTGCCATCTTCCTGCTGTGGGTGGCGTTCGTACGCTGGCTGCCGCCGCGCACCGACGCGGACGCCGCCGGACGCGTGCAGGTGGAATTCGTCGGCCGCGGCACGCCCGCCGAGAGCGGTGGCGGGGCGCCGGCCGAGGCGGCCGCGTCCACGGAGGCGACGTCGCCGATCCCGCCGCGTGCGCAGCGCGCCGCGTCCGCGCGGCCGCGCCCGACGCCGCCAGCCGCTGCTGCACCTGCACCGGCCGCGGAGCCGACCCCGACAGTGCCGGCGCCCGCGCCGACCACGGCCAGTGCGCCACCACCGCCACCGGCGGAGCAGCCACTGCAGGTGACCGAAACGCCGACGCCCACGCGCGACTTCGTGCTGCCGCCGCCACCGAGCGTGCGTGTCCCGGTGCCCACACCGCGCCCGGTCGTGCCGCCCGACGTGCAGGTGCCGGTGCGCGAGGTCGAGGTGGTCACCGACGTGCCGACCGTGGCGCAGTTGCGTCCGCGCGACATCGCGGTGCCGCGCCCCGCCGCACCGCAGGTGCAGGTGCGCGAACGCGAGGTGCCGGCCCCGCTGCCGCAGGTGCAGGTTCCGGCACCACAGCTGCGCACGCCGGCGCCGACGCCGGTGCTGCGCAGCGCCGACGTGCCGCAGGTGCGCCAGATCGAAGTGCCGACCCCGAGCACCGCCACGGCGACCGCGCCCACGCCGGCGCCGGCGGCCGCCAGCCCGGACACCGCCCCGGCCAGCGCGCCGACCCCGCCGCAGGCACCGGCCGCCTCGCCCGGCGCCGCCGCCAGCGCGTCGGCCAAGCCGGTGGCGCCTGCCGCCGGCACCGCGCCGCCCGGCAGCCAGGCGCCGAGCCCGGGCAGCGGCCCGGCGCCGGTCGCCCGCGATGGCGGCTGGGCCACGCCGCAACGCGGCGACGACTGGGGCGCGGCCGCACGCAACCGCCCGGGCGATGCCGGTGCCGGCGCCAGCAAGGGCGGCGGTCTGTTCAATGCCGACGGCAGCGTGCGCCTGGCCGATGGCCGCGGCAACGAGCAGGCGCCGGCGCGCAGCGCGCCCGGTTCCGAGACCGACACCTGGACGCGCGATCGCATCGAAAAGGCTGGCGAGTGGCTCAAGCGTCCGCCGTACGACTACACGCCGACTTCGTTCGACAAGTACTGGCTGCCGAACGCGACGCTGCTGGAAGAGTGGGTGCGGCGCGGCATCAAGTCAGTGAAGATCCCGATTCCCGGCACCACCAGCAGCATTTCCTGCGTGATCTCGATTCTGCAGGTGGGCGGCGGCTGCGGCATCACCGATCCCAATCTCAACGAGCAGCCGGCCGGCGCGCGGCCGCCGCCGAACGTGCCGTTCAAGCGCGAGCTGCAGGAAGACAACGGCAGTCGCTGA
- a CDS encoding NfuA family Fe-S biogenesis protein → MIQISDNAQAHFRKLLEREAVPGMGVRLSAVDPGTPRADARLEFAEPADLAGDEWAIDCAGFTLYVAADSVGWLDGAEIDYVTQGTGQQLTIKAPKIKGEAPGEAASLVERVRWVVENEVNPQLAQHGGRVAVQEVSADGVVLLRFGGGCHGCGMADVTLKQGIEKTLMGRVPGVTAVRDATDHDSGSAPYIPRDSAA, encoded by the coding sequence ATGATCCAGATCTCAGACAACGCACAGGCCCATTTCCGCAAGTTGCTCGAACGCGAGGCCGTGCCCGGCATGGGCGTGCGCCTGAGCGCGGTCGATCCCGGCACCCCGCGTGCCGACGCACGGCTGGAGTTCGCCGAGCCGGCCGACCTGGCCGGCGACGAATGGGCGATCGATTGCGCCGGCTTCACCCTGTACGTGGCGGCCGACAGCGTCGGCTGGCTCGACGGCGCGGAAATCGACTACGTCACCCAGGGCACCGGCCAGCAGCTCACCATCAAGGCGCCGAAGATCAAGGGCGAAGCCCCGGGCGAAGCGGCCTCGCTGGTGGAGCGGGTGCGCTGGGTCGTGGAGAACGAGGTCAATCCGCAGCTGGCCCAGCATGGCGGCCGCGTGGCGGTGCAGGAAGTCTCCGCCGATGGCGTGGTGTTGCTGCGCTTCGGCGGCGGCTGCCACGGCTGCGGCATGGCCGACGTGACCTTGAAGCAGGGCATCGAGAAGACGCTGATGGGCCGGGTGCCGGGGGTGACCGCGGTGCGCGACGCCACCGACCACGACAGCGGCAGCGCTCCCTACATTCCGCGCGATTCGGCCGCCTGA
- a CDS encoding 4a-hydroxytetrahydrobiopterin dehydratase, which yields MNDLIPLAQAHCSPCKGSEYKLTQARLAELLPQVPGWEVIENGNAISRTFRFPDYYRTLAFVNALAWIAHREDHHPDLGVHYDRVVVRYSTHDVGGLSENDFICAAKASALPE from the coding sequence ATGAACGACCTGATCCCGCTCGCCCAGGCCCATTGCTCGCCCTGCAAGGGCAGCGAGTACAAACTGACCCAGGCGCGCCTGGCCGAACTGCTGCCGCAGGTGCCCGGCTGGGAGGTGATCGAGAACGGCAACGCGATCAGCCGCACCTTCCGCTTCCCCGACTATTACCGCACCCTGGCCTTCGTCAACGCGCTGGCCTGGATCGCGCACCGCGAGGACCACCACCCCGACCTGGGCGTGCACTACGACCGCGTGGTGGTGCGCTACTCCACCCACGACGTCGGCGGCCTCAGCGAGAACGACTTCATCTGCGCCGCCAAGGCGTCCGCCCTTCCGGAATGA
- a CDS encoding energy transducer TonB, which yields MTATDAVRRLVPLACLSAVLLSACGQSQQSQQQTVAQPPTEVAAVKTPPPDYPIDVACAGLGGTVVLKVVVGVQGKPTEVAVVTGSGQAKLDASAQDAVRGWTFKPATRNGQAVPWTIQVPVNFNPPQPRPDRCFALDAQAHKAG from the coding sequence ATGACCGCTACCGATGCCGTCCGCCGTCTGGTCCCCCTGGCCTGCCTGAGCGCCGTGCTACTCAGCGCCTGCGGCCAATCCCAGCAATCGCAGCAACAGACCGTGGCCCAGCCGCCGACCGAGGTCGCCGCGGTGAAGACGCCGCCGCCGGACTACCCGATCGACGTGGCCTGCGCCGGACTCGGCGGCACGGTGGTGCTGAAGGTGGTGGTCGGCGTGCAGGGCAAGCCGACCGAGGTGGCCGTGGTCACCGGCAGCGGCCAGGCCAAGCTGGACGCCTCGGCGCAGGACGCGGTGCGCGGCTGGACCTTCAAGCCCGCCACCCGCAACGGCCAGGCGGTGCCGTGGACCATCCAGGTGCCGGTGAACTTCAATCCGCCGCAGCCGCGCCCGGACCGCTGCTTTGCGCTGGACGCGCAGGCGCATAAGGCCGGCTGA
- the zupT gene encoding zinc transporter ZupT, which translates to MLDIPLHNVLVALGVTLAAGLATGLGSVLVLFSKGPNPRLLAFGLAFSAGAMVYVSLTEILGKSIAAFSEAFDPRLGQAYATLAFLAGMVMIVTIDRLVPNPHESLNSRDPLFRDDNRAYVKRVGLLTAVAITAHNFPEGLATFFATLESPAVGMPLAFAIAVHNIPEGIAIAVPVHYATGRKSYAFGASLLSGLAEPLGALIGYVALARFLSDAVFGAVFGLIAGVMVFLALDELLPAAKRYAQGHETVYGLVAGMATLALSLVLFRLSAPV; encoded by the coding sequence ATGCTGGACATCCCACTGCACAATGTCCTGGTCGCGCTCGGCGTGACCCTCGCCGCCGGCCTGGCCACCGGCCTGGGCAGCGTGCTGGTGTTGTTCAGCAAGGGACCCAATCCGCGCCTGCTCGCCTTCGGCCTGGCGTTCTCCGCCGGCGCGATGGTGTACGTGTCGCTGACCGAGATCCTGGGCAAGTCGATCGCCGCCTTCAGCGAGGCCTTCGATCCGCGCCTGGGCCAGGCCTATGCCACCCTGGCGTTCCTGGCCGGCATGGTGATGATCGTGACCATCGACCGGCTGGTGCCCAATCCGCACGAAAGCCTCAACAGCCGCGATCCGCTGTTCCGCGACGACAACCGCGCCTACGTCAAGCGCGTCGGCCTGCTCACCGCCGTGGCGATCACCGCGCACAATTTCCCCGAAGGCCTGGCCACCTTCTTCGCGACGCTGGAAAGCCCGGCGGTGGGCATGCCGCTGGCCTTCGCCATCGCCGTGCACAACATTCCCGAAGGCATCGCCATCGCGGTGCCGGTGCATTACGCCACCGGACGCAAGTCCTATGCGTTCGGCGCCAGCCTGCTGTCCGGCCTGGCCGAACCGCTCGGCGCGCTGATCGGCTATGTCGCGCTGGCGCGCTTCCTGTCCGATGCGGTGTTCGGCGCGGTGTTCGGGCTGATCGCCGGGGTGATGGTATTCCTGGCCCTGGACGAATTGCTGCCGGCGGCCAAGCGCTATGCGCAGGGGCACGAAACGGTGTACGGCCTGGTCGCGGGCATGGCCACGCTGGCGCTCAGCCTGGTGCTGTTCCGCCTGTCCGCACCGGTCTGA
- a CDS encoding DUF3300 domain-containing protein — MDLRPLPPARLALFTALSVVALGACQRQDAPAPAAQADAGAPAATPAAAPYVPPTADQLYQLVAPIALFPDKLLAQTLAASVYPDQVVSAQDWLRNNRTLSATDRLQAAAAQPWDPSVKALTAFPDVVDQLAGNGDWTRALGDAYAHDPNQVLDAVQVMRQRAQAQGHLRSTPQQRVQVVQRTVVEPAPAYADAVPPPTRTIVIEPAQPDVVYVPRYDPDVVYGAPVNVYREYRYRPPRPYYDTGDLVTAGIISFGVGVLVGDALEHHHHSVFGWLEPAPPWHSWGWNNWGVNWNAPPSAPNYVVYRNSVYAPRTTIINNHYDNRSYVHNDYRGAPPPAMPMGGPAGQQAFAAAHAPGAAMAAAAMAARTPAAAFGPARAQPPAMPQTMPHFTSQMLQAGRPVAAMAPPVQRLPAPGTPAAMAAARDQRLLPGFAQRAAAPQRSVAMAQPNAPRTTPSMPVPQFHGRPVPQALSPTPTPREAVANHGGMPAPRFAEPPRHGDPGMQPSGFAREMARAQPPRAAMPAEAPRAQAWHAPAPERETRAPEMPREAMRAPMPEPRQEQRVARFSPPPRMPAPRPAESHPAQRPAPAHHDGHRDHDHHDS, encoded by the coding sequence ATGGATCTCCGCCCCCTGCCCCCGGCCAGGCTGGCCCTGTTCACCGCGCTGAGCGTGGTGGCGTTGGGTGCCTGCCAGCGACAAGACGCGCCCGCTCCCGCGGCACAGGCCGATGCCGGCGCGCCCGCCGCGACGCCCGCGGCTGCGCCCTACGTCCCGCCCACCGCCGACCAGCTGTATCAGCTGGTGGCGCCGATCGCGCTGTTCCCGGACAAGCTGCTGGCGCAGACCCTCGCCGCCTCCGTGTATCCGGACCAGGTGGTGTCCGCGCAGGACTGGCTGCGCAACAACCGCACCCTGTCCGCCACCGACCGCCTGCAGGCGGCCGCGGCGCAGCCCTGGGACCCCAGCGTCAAGGCGCTGACCGCCTTCCCCGACGTGGTCGACCAGTTGGCCGGCAACGGCGACTGGACCCGCGCGCTGGGCGATGCCTATGCCCACGATCCCAATCAGGTGCTGGACGCGGTGCAGGTGATGCGCCAGCGCGCGCAGGCGCAGGGCCACCTGCGCAGCACCCCGCAGCAGCGCGTGCAGGTGGTGCAGCGCACCGTGGTGGAACCGGCGCCGGCCTATGCCGACGCGGTGCCGCCGCCGACCCGCACCATCGTCATCGAGCCGGCGCAGCCGGACGTGGTCTACGTGCCGCGCTACGACCCCGACGTGGTCTACGGCGCCCCGGTCAACGTCTACCGCGAATACCGCTACCGTCCGCCGCGCCCCTACTACGACACCGGCGACCTGGTCACCGCCGGCATCATCTCCTTCGGCGTCGGCGTGCTGGTCGGCGACGCGCTCGAACACCACCACCACAGCGTGTTCGGCTGGCTGGAACCGGCGCCGCCGTGGCACAGCTGGGGCTGGAACAACTGGGGGGTGAACTGGAACGCGCCGCCATCGGCGCCGAACTACGTGGTCTACCGCAACAGCGTGTACGCGCCGCGCACCACCATCATCAACAACCACTACGACAACCGCAGCTACGTGCACAACGACTACCGCGGCGCGCCGCCGCCGGCGATGCCGATGGGCGGGCCGGCCGGGCAGCAGGCCTTCGCCGCCGCGCATGCACCGGGAGCGGCGATGGCCGCTGCGGCGATGGCGGCGCGCACTCCGGCGGCCGCGTTCGGGCCGGCCCGCGCCCAGCCGCCGGCGATGCCGCAGACCATGCCGCACTTCACCAGCCAGATGCTGCAGGCCGGTCGCCCGGTGGCAGCGATGGCACCGCCGGTGCAGCGCTTGCCGGCTCCGGGCACGCCAGCGGCCATGGCCGCCGCGCGTGACCAGCGCCTGCTGCCCGGTTTCGCCCAGCGTGCCGCGGCACCGCAACGCAGTGTGGCGATGGCGCAGCCGAATGCGCCACGCACCACGCCGTCGATGCCGGTGCCGCAGTTCCATGGCCGGCCGGTGCCACAGGCACTGTCGCCCACCCCGACGCCGCGCGAAGCGGTCGCCAACCACGGCGGCATGCCGGCGCCGCGCTTCGCCGAACCGCCGCGGCACGGCGACCCGGGCATGCAGCCGTCCGGCTTCGCCCGCGAGATGGCCCGCGCGCAGCCGCCGCGCGCGGCGATGCCGGCCGAAGCGCCGCGCGCCCAGGCCTGGCACGCGCCGGCGCCCGAGCGCGAGACGCGCGCGCCGGAGATGCCGCGCGAGGCGATGCGTGCGCCGATGCCGGAACCGCGCCAGGAGCAGCGCGTGGCCCGGTTCTCCCCGCCGCCGCGCATGCCGGCGCCGCGGCCAGCCGAATCGCACCCGGCACAACGGCCGGCCCCGGCCCACCATGACGGGCACCGCGACCACGACCATCACGACAGCTGA
- a CDS encoding RluA family pseudouridine synthase, whose amino-acid sequence MTSPPIPPKPRDVATSAVRILKVPEDRAGQRVDNFLLGQLKGAPRSLIYKLMRSGQVRVNGGRTKAERKLEAGDEVRIPPVRLTEEGEKSAPPDAFMARLEAAIVYEDARLLALNKPSGVASHGGSGISFGAIETLRALRPNQSLELVHRLDRDTSGLLIVAKKRSALTELQALMREDDRVQGRGISKRYLTLLVGRMPDGTMSVDAPLHIGLRQGGERHVQVNAAGKPSLSHFRVLERRGGHSYCEVRIETGRTHQIRVHAQHLGHPVAGDDKYGDPAVNKRLREQIGLKRLFLHAASLEFALDAGKTPYLLNAPLADELAEALNRLG is encoded by the coding sequence ATGACTTCCCCCCCGATCCCTCCGAAGCCGCGCGATGTCGCGACCAGCGCGGTGCGCATTCTCAAGGTCCCGGAAGACAGGGCCGGACAGCGCGTAGACAATTTCCTGCTCGGCCAGCTCAAGGGCGCGCCGCGCAGCCTGATCTACAAGCTGATGCGCAGCGGCCAGGTGCGGGTCAACGGCGGCCGCACCAAGGCCGAGCGCAAGCTCGAGGCCGGCGACGAGGTGCGCATCCCGCCGGTGCGGCTGACCGAGGAGGGCGAGAAGAGCGCGCCACCGGATGCGTTCATGGCCCGGCTGGAGGCGGCGATCGTGTACGAGGACGCGCGCTTGCTGGCGCTGAACAAGCCGTCCGGGGTCGCCAGCCATGGCGGCAGCGGCATCAGTTTCGGTGCCATCGAGACGCTGCGTGCGCTGCGTCCCAATCAGTCGCTGGAACTGGTGCACCGGCTCGATCGCGACACCTCCGGGCTGCTGATCGTGGCCAAGAAGCGTTCGGCGCTGACCGAACTGCAGGCGCTGATGCGCGAGGACGACCGGGTCCAGGGCCGCGGCATCAGCAAGCGCTATCTGACCCTGCTGGTCGGGCGCATGCCCGACGGCACCATGAGCGTGGACGCGCCGCTGCACATCGGCCTGCGCCAGGGCGGCGAGCGCCACGTGCAGGTGAATGCGGCGGGCAAGCCGTCGCTGAGCCATTTCCGGGTACTGGAGCGGCGTGGCGGGCATTCCTACTGCGAGGTGCGGATCGAGACCGGCCGCACCCACCAGATCCGCGTGCATGCGCAGCACCTGGGGCACCCGGTCGCTGGCGACGACAAGTACGGCGATCCGGCAGTCAACAAGCGCCTGCGCGAGCAGATCGGGCTCAAGCGCCTGTTCCTGCATGCCGCCTCGCTGGAGTTCGCCCTGGACGCCGGCAAGACACCTTATCTATTGAATGCGCCGCTGGCCGACGAACTGGCCGAGGCACTGAACCGCCTCGGCTGA
- a CDS encoding Rne/Rng family ribonuclease, with product MLINATQAEELRVAIVDGQTLYDIDIEQPSKEQKKSNIYKGRITRLEPSLEAAFVEYGGERHGFLPLKEISRDYFQAGVDHNKATIRELLREGQEVVVQVDKEERGNKGAALTTFISLAGRYMVLMPNSPSAGGVSRRIEGEDRAALKEALDKLNIPDDMGVIIRTAGVGRDAEELQWDLDYLLQVWKSIAEAALAKPAPFLIYQESRLIIRALRDYLRADIGEILVDTEEMYGDAKEFMQQVMPQSLRKLKHYTDDIPLFNRFQIESQIEAAYERSVRLPSGGSIVVDQTEALTAVDVNSSRATKGSDIEDTAFQTNLEAAEEVARQLRLRDLGGLVVIDFIDMASNKHQREVENRLQNALKYDRARVQIGRISRFGLLEMSRQRLRPSLGESSQIVCPRCDGHGRMRSVESLSLSIIRVAEEHAMKENTGQVLVQAPVEIANYLLNEKRRALSEIEKRHDAPIVIVADEQLHTPHYEVTRLRENELGEESTKPSYQRGTPRKLPVHALTKAQLNIPAPAVTNVKHSQPAPVREVVEEPAAAPAPAPVVAPAPVAPPATGVVGWLKRIFGAGDSPAPAPAAAEPAQRQRPQDGNRNRNDRGDRNARRDGNRNGGQGGNAARGNGHNGGGNARRDERRAGNGNGAAAPAGQQNQQPKAPRNEQATQQAKPQQQPQTPKPPKQQQPQNPPRQPKPQQEPAQAAAQGDKPPRQPRAEEAVAKQQAAPVATTPVTPVQDATTLAAAAVAGGAIAASQEPAVAVEAAAAPVQSAPTATAASIDERESAAETAQAVPAGEGAEGEDGTGDAGGRRRRGRRGGRRRRRGNGEAGAAGDAAGLDDADLDAGDSDGESAQAPSRSQPEFDFDDDAASDAPASKPQPPVQKEQREPQEKREPRRERAAAASAPAPADDAAQAPAPIAVDPVPAPATAPMQPPAPADAVIAAPAPAAPAAATQGASDAAVAHADTVVAAAPAAPAAVAETTPAAQQTVGTERAAAPAERATPAAAPAAPQPQAVTTAVEQPTATAAKAPVAEPDAADATATVEDPASVTAPAAAAAAPSAAPAVTATPAAFAEPRAEEAAPAKPAYAPVQTTMLDAFADAPAKVPHGGDAAAAAPTEAASATPAIGGTATSVAAPAQATPTQAESAAADEAARKERERAVATAQSATHAPHAADKADGDEQKDRS from the coding sequence ATGCTGATCAACGCCACGCAGGCAGAAGAACTGCGTGTGGCCATCGTGGACGGCCAGACCCTGTACGACATCGACATCGAGCAGCCGTCCAAGGAACAGAAGAAGTCCAACATCTACAAGGGCCGCATCACCCGGCTCGAACCCTCGCTGGAAGCGGCCTTCGTCGAATACGGCGGCGAGCGCCACGGCTTTCTGCCGCTGAAGGAAATCTCCCGCGATTACTTCCAGGCCGGCGTCGACCACAACAAGGCGACGATCCGCGAACTGCTGCGCGAGGGCCAGGAAGTCGTGGTGCAGGTGGACAAGGAGGAGCGCGGCAACAAGGGCGCGGCCCTGACCACGTTCATCTCCCTGGCCGGCCGCTACATGGTGCTGATGCCGAACTCGCCCAGCGCCGGCGGCGTCTCGCGCCGGATCGAGGGCGAGGACCGCGCCGCGCTGAAGGAAGCGCTGGACAAGCTGAACATCCCCGACGACATGGGCGTGATCATCCGCACCGCCGGCGTCGGCCGCGATGCCGAAGAGCTGCAGTGGGACCTGGACTACCTGCTGCAGGTGTGGAAGTCGATCGCCGAGGCCGCCCTGGCCAAGCCGGCGCCGTTCCTGATCTACCAGGAATCGCGGCTGATCATCCGCGCCCTGCGCGACTACCTGCGCGCCGACATCGGCGAGATCCTGGTCGACACCGAGGAGATGTACGGCGACGCCAAGGAATTCATGCAGCAGGTGATGCCGCAGAGCCTGCGCAAGCTCAAGCACTACACCGACGACATCCCGCTGTTCAACCGCTTCCAGATCGAGTCGCAGATCGAGGCCGCCTACGAGCGCAGCGTGCGCCTGCCCTCCGGCGGCTCGATCGTGGTCGACCAGACCGAGGCGCTGACCGCGGTGGACGTCAACTCCTCGCGCGCCACCAAGGGCAGCGACATCGAGGACACCGCGTTCCAGACCAACCTGGAGGCGGCCGAAGAGGTCGCGCGCCAGTTGCGCCTGCGCGACCTCGGCGGCCTGGTGGTGATCGACTTCATCGACATGGCCTCCAACAAGCACCAGCGCGAGGTCGAGAACCGCCTGCAGAACGCGCTCAAGTACGACCGCGCGCGCGTGCAGATCGGCCGCATCTCGCGCTTTGGCCTGCTGGAGATGAGCCGCCAGCGCCTGCGTCCGTCGCTGGGCGAATCCAGCCAGATCGTCTGCCCGCGCTGCGATGGCCACGGCCGCATGCGCAGCGTCGAGTCGCTGTCGCTGTCGATCATCCGCGTCGCCGAAGAGCACGCGATGAAGGAGAACACCGGGCAGGTGCTGGTGCAGGCCCCGGTGGAGATCGCCAACTACCTGCTCAACGAGAAGCGCCGCGCGCTCAGCGAGATCGAGAAGCGCCACGACGCGCCGATCGTGATCGTGGCCGACGAGCAACTGCACACCCCGCACTACGAAGTGACCCGCCTGCGCGAGAACGAGCTGGGCGAGGAAAGCACCAAGCCCAGCTACCAGCGCGGCACCCCGCGCAAGCTGCCGGTGCATGCGCTGACCAAGGCGCAGTTGAACATTCCGGCGCCTGCGGTGACCAATGTGAAGCACTCGCAGCCGGCCCCGGTGCGCGAAGTGGTCGAGGAACCGGCCGCCGCGCCGGCACCGGCCCCGGTCGTCGCGCCCGCCCCGGTCGCACCGCCGGCCACCGGCGTGGTCGGCTGGCTGAAGCGCATCTTCGGCGCCGGCGACAGCCCGGCCCCCGCCCCGGCCGCCGCCGAGCCTGCGCAGCGCCAGCGCCCGCAGGACGGCAACCGCAACCGCAACGACCGTGGCGATCGCAACGCGCGCCGCGACGGCAACCGCAATGGCGGCCAGGGCGGCAATGCTGCCCGCGGCAACGGCCACAACGGCGGCGGCAACGCGCGCCGTGACGAGCGCCGCGCCGGCAACGGCAATGGTGCCGCCGCGCCGGCCGGGCAGCAGAACCAGCAGCCCAAGGCGCCGCGCAACGAGCAGGCCACGCAACAGGCCAAGCCGCAACAGCAGCCGCAGACGCCCAAGCCGCCGAAGCAGCAGCAACCGCAGAACCCGCCGCGCCAGCCCAAGCCGCAGCAGGAGCCGGCACAGGCCGCCGCCCAGGGCGACAAGCCGCCGCGTCAGCCGCGCGCCGAGGAGGCCGTCGCCAAGCAGCAGGCCGCGCCTGTCGCGACCACGCCGGTGACGCCGGTGCAGGACGCCACCACCCTGGCCGCCGCGGCGGTCGCCGGTGGCGCGATCGCCGCGTCCCAGGAGCCGGCAGTGGCCGTCGAGGCTGCAGCCGCGCCGGTGCAATCGGCGCCGACCGCCACAGCGGCCAGCATCGATGAGCGCGAAAGCGCCGCCGAAACCGCCCAGGCCGTGCCTGCCGGCGAAGGCGCCGAGGGCGAGGACGGCACCGGCGATGCCGGCGGCCGCCGCCGTCGCGGCCGTCGTGGTGGCCGCCGCCGCCGCCGTGGCAATGGCGAAGCCGGCGCCGCCGGCGATGCCGCCGGTCTGGACGATGCCGATCTGGATGCCGGCGACAGCGACGGCGAAAGCGCGCAGGCGCCGAGCCGCAGCCAGCCGGAGTTCGACTTCGATGACGACGCTGCCAGCGACGCGCCCGCGTCCAAGCCGCAGCCGCCCGTGCAGAAGGAGCAGCGCGAGCCGCAGGAAAAGCGCGAACCGCGCCGCGAGCGTGCAGCTGCCGCCAGTGCACCGGCACCGGCCGACGACGCAGCCCAGGCCCCCGCGCCGATCGCCGTCGACCCCGTGCCTGCGCCGGCCACCGCACCGATGCAGCCGCCCGCGCCGGCCGACGCCGTGATCGCAGCGCCTGCGCCGGCCGCGCCGGCCGCTGCGACCCAGGGCGCCAGCGATGCCGCCGTCGCCCACGCCGACACGGTGGTGGCTGCCGCACCTGCGGCACCGGCAGCGGTCGCCGAGACGACGCCGGCAGCGCAGCAGACCGTGGGCACCGAGCGCGCCGCGGCACCGGCCGAACGCGCAACGCCAGCCGCCGCACCGGCCGCGCCGCAGCCGCAGGCGGTCACCACCGCCGTCGAGCAACCGACCGCGACCGCCGCCAAGGCGCCGGTCGCGGAGCCGGACGCCGCGGATGCCACGGCCACGGTCGAGGATCCGGCGAGCGTGACCGCGCCGGCGGCAGCCGCAGCCGCGCCGAGCGCAGCACCGGCCGTCACCGCCACGCCCGCCGCTTTCGCGGAGCCACGCGCGGAAGAAGCTGCCCCGGCCAAGCCGGCCTACGCGCCCGTGCAGACCACCATGCTCGACGCCTTCGCCGATGCACCGGCGAAGGTCCCCCACGGTGGTGATGCAGCGGCCGCCGCGCCGACCGAGGCCGCATCGGCCACGCCGGCAATCGGCGGTACCGCAACCTCCGTCGCTGCTCCGGCTCAGGCGACGCCGACGCAGGCGGAGAGCGCGGCTGCGGACGAGGCGGCGCGGAAGGAACGCGAACGCGCTGTTGCCACAGCACAGTCCGCAACGCATGCGCCGCATGCCGCGGACAAGGCGGATGGCGACGAGCAAAAGGATCGCAGCTGA